A section of the Caballeronia sp. M1242 genome encodes:
- the dapE gene encoding succinyl-diaminopimelate desuccinylase: protein MPGTLSLTEALIERASVTPDDRHCQALMIERLSAVGFECETIESGGVTNLWAVKRGTDGASGKLLAFAGHTDVVPTGPLDQWTSPPFTPTHRDGKLYGRGAADMKTSLAAFVVSSEEFIAKCPQHRGSLALLITSDEEGPATDGTVKVVEALKARGERLDYCIVGEPTSNETLGDMVKNGRRGSMSGKLVVKGVQGHIAYPHLARNPIHLLAPALAELVAQRWDDGNEYFPPTTWQVSNLRSGTGATNVIPGHAELMFNFRFSTASTVEGLQSRVHAILDKHALDYDLTWTVSGLPFLTPRGVLSNALEKAIHDETGVRPELSTTGGTSDGRFIARICEQVVEFGPPNGSIHKIDEHVDVRFIEPLKNVYRRVLEELIA from the coding sequence ATGCCCGGCACCTTGTCCTTAACCGAAGCCCTGATCGAGCGCGCGTCCGTCACGCCCGACGACCGCCATTGCCAGGCGCTGATGATCGAGCGTCTGTCCGCCGTCGGCTTCGAATGCGAAACCATCGAGTCGGGCGGCGTCACGAATCTGTGGGCCGTGAAGCGCGGCACCGACGGCGCGTCGGGCAAGCTGCTCGCGTTCGCCGGACATACCGATGTCGTGCCGACCGGCCCGCTCGATCAATGGACTTCGCCGCCCTTCACGCCGACGCATCGCGACGGCAAGCTCTACGGGCGCGGCGCCGCGGACATGAAAACGTCGCTCGCGGCGTTCGTCGTGTCGAGCGAAGAATTCATCGCGAAGTGTCCGCAGCATCGCGGCTCGCTCGCACTGCTCATCACGAGCGACGAGGAAGGCCCCGCCACCGACGGCACCGTGAAAGTGGTAGAAGCGCTGAAGGCGCGCGGCGAGCGGCTCGATTACTGCATCGTAGGGGAGCCGACGTCGAACGAAACACTCGGCGACATGGTCAAGAACGGGCGGCGCGGCTCCATGTCCGGCAAGCTCGTCGTGAAGGGCGTGCAGGGGCATATCGCGTATCCGCATCTCGCGCGCAATCCGATTCACCTGCTCGCGCCCGCGCTCGCCGAACTCGTCGCGCAACGCTGGGACGACGGCAACGAGTATTTCCCGCCGACCACCTGGCAAGTGTCGAACCTGCGCTCCGGCACCGGCGCGACGAATGTCATTCCGGGCCACGCCGAGTTGATGTTCAACTTCCGCTTCTCGACGGCGAGCACGGTCGAAGGCTTGCAAAGCCGCGTCCACGCGATTCTCGACAAACACGCGCTCGACTACGATCTCACCTGGACGGTGAGCGGCCTGCCCTTCCTGACGCCGCGCGGCGTGCTCTCCAACGCGCTAGAAAAAGCCATCCACGATGAAACCGGCGTGCGTCCGGAACTGTCCACCACGGGCGGCACGTCCGATGGCCGCTTTATCGCGCGCATCTGCGAGCAGGTCGTCGAGTTCGGGCCGCCGAACGGCAGCATCCACAAGATCGACGAACATGTCGACGTGCGCTTCATCGAGCCGCTGAAAAACGTCTACCGCCGCGTGCTCGAAGAACTGATCGCGTAA
- a CDS encoding ArsC family reductase: protein MARGSNAMTVVYGIPNCDTVKKARVWLEEHGVPFEFHDFKKAGVNEKLLQDWLKDVPLEQLINKRGTTWRGLSDVHKAEADTTSGAIALMIHKPSIIKRPVVVVNGRVKTLGFSAEQYETLFA from the coding sequence GTGGCGCGCGGCTCCAATGCCATGACGGTCGTGTACGGCATCCCCAACTGCGACACGGTGAAGAAGGCGCGCGTGTGGCTGGAAGAGCACGGCGTGCCGTTCGAGTTCCACGACTTCAAGAAGGCCGGCGTGAACGAGAAGCTGCTTCAGGACTGGCTGAAGGACGTGCCGCTGGAACAGCTCATCAACAAGCGCGGCACGACGTGGCGCGGTCTTTCGGACGTGCACAAGGCGGAAGCCGACACGACTTCCGGCGCGATCGCGCTGATGATCCACAAGCCGTCGATCATCAAGCGGCCGGTCGTCGTCGTGAACGGCCGCGTGAAGACGCTCGGCTTTTCGGCCGAGCAATACGAGACGCTGTTCGCGTGA
- the prmB gene encoding 50S ribosomal protein L3 N(5)-glutamine methyltransferase: protein MALPFTTVRDLLRFGVSRFTEAGLSFGHGSTNAYDEAAYLILHTLHLPLDTLEPFLDARLLDTEIDAVMQVIERRAKERVPAAYITQEAWMHGHRFYVDERVIVPRSFIGELLQDGLQPYVPDPDHVTRVLELCTGSGCLAILAAQAFENADIDAVDISADALAVARRNVDDYGLQDRIALHEGDLYAPLSPARYEVIITNPPYVNATAMQALPEEYRHEPELALAGGADGMDVVRRIVRDAGKWLTEDGVLVVEIGNERANVEAALGGLDLVWLSTSAGDDNVFLIQAADLPA, encoded by the coding sequence ATGGCGCTACCCTTCACCACCGTCCGCGACCTGCTGCGCTTCGGCGTCTCGCGCTTCACGGAAGCCGGCCTCTCGTTCGGTCACGGCTCGACCAACGCCTATGACGAAGCCGCGTATCTGATTCTGCATACGCTGCACTTGCCGCTCGACACGCTCGAACCGTTTCTGGACGCCCGCCTGCTCGACACCGAAATCGATGCCGTCATGCAGGTGATCGAGCGCCGTGCCAAGGAACGCGTGCCGGCCGCGTACATCACGCAGGAAGCGTGGATGCACGGCCATCGTTTCTATGTCGACGAGCGCGTGATCGTGCCGCGCTCGTTCATCGGCGAATTGTTGCAGGATGGCCTGCAACCATACGTGCCCGATCCGGACCACGTCACGCGCGTGCTCGAACTGTGCACCGGCTCCGGGTGCCTCGCGATTCTCGCGGCGCAAGCATTTGAAAACGCGGATATCGATGCCGTCGACATTTCCGCCGATGCGCTCGCGGTCGCGCGCCGCAATGTCGACGACTACGGGTTGCAGGACCGCATCGCGCTGCATGAAGGCGACCTGTACGCGCCGCTTTCGCCTGCCCGCTACGAGGTCATCATCACGAACCCGCCGTACGTCAACGCGACCGCGATGCAGGCGCTGCCTGAGGAATACCGTCACGAGCCCGAACTCGCCCTCGCGGGCGGCGCGGACGGCATGGACGTCGTGCGGCGCATCGTACGCGATGCGGGCAAGTGGCTGACCGAAGACGGCGTGCTCGTCGTCGAGATCGGCAACGAGCGGGCGAACGTCGAGGCCGCGCTCGGCGGGCTCGATCTCGTCTGGCTTTCGACCAGCGCCGGCGACGACAACGTGTTCCTGATCCAGGCGGCGGACCTTCCGGCCTGA
- the dapC gene encoding succinyldiaminopimelate transaminase gives MNPLLQKLQPYPFEKLRALFKGIEPRAGFTPISFGIGEPKHATPALIRDAVFDALDGLAAYPATLGSEPLREAIAAWVKARYGLASIDAATEVLPVSGSREALFALAQTVIDSRSTQELAGAKPPIVLCPNPFYQIYEGAALLAGAEPYFVNSDPARNFACDYSAVPDDIWARTQLLYVCSPGNPTGAVLTLDNWRELFALSDKHGFVIASDECYSEIYFDEGQPPLGGLEAARLLGRGFDRLVMLSSLSKRSNVPGMRSGFVAGDAAVLKSFLLYRTYHGAALSTVFQRASIAAWQDEAHVRENRALYASKFRTVTPMLADVLDVRLPDAAFYLWANVSRTGLTDTEFAARLYADYNVTVLPGSYLARPAHGTNPGEGFVRIALVAGTDECIEGARRIVEFCRTLNT, from the coding sequence GTGAATCCACTTCTCCAGAAACTCCAGCCGTATCCCTTCGAAAAGCTGCGCGCGCTGTTCAAGGGCATCGAGCCGCGCGCCGGATTCACGCCGATCAGCTTCGGCATCGGCGAGCCGAAGCATGCGACGCCCGCGCTGATCCGCGACGCCGTGTTCGACGCGCTCGACGGCCTCGCTGCCTATCCGGCGACACTCGGCAGCGAGCCGCTGCGCGAAGCCATCGCGGCGTGGGTGAAGGCGCGCTACGGACTCGCTTCCATCGACGCGGCCACCGAAGTGCTGCCCGTTTCCGGCTCGCGCGAAGCCTTGTTCGCGCTCGCGCAGACGGTGATCGACAGCCGCAGCACGCAGGAACTCGCGGGCGCGAAACCGCCGATCGTACTCTGCCCGAACCCGTTCTACCAAATCTACGAAGGCGCCGCGTTGCTCGCGGGCGCGGAGCCGTACTTCGTCAATAGCGACCCCGCGCGCAACTTCGCGTGCGATTACTCGGCCGTGCCCGACGACATTTGGGCGCGCACGCAACTGCTCTACGTCTGCTCGCCCGGCAACCCGACGGGCGCCGTGCTCACGCTCGACAACTGGCGCGAACTCTTCGCGCTCTCGGACAAGCACGGCTTCGTGATCGCCTCCGATGAATGCTATTCCGAGATTTACTTCGACGAAGGGCAGCCGCCACTCGGCGGTCTCGAAGCCGCGCGTCTGCTGGGCCGCGGCTTCGACCGCCTCGTGATGCTGTCCAGCCTCTCGAAACGATCGAACGTGCCGGGCATGCGCTCGGGCTTCGTCGCCGGCGACGCTGCGGTGCTCAAGAGCTTCCTTCTGTATCGCACGTATCACGGCGCGGCGCTCTCGACCGTGTTTCAGCGCGCGAGCATCGCCGCGTGGCAGGACGAAGCGCACGTGCGCGAGAACCGCGCGCTCTACGCGAGCAAATTCCGCACGGTCACGCCGATGCTCGCCGACGTGCTCGACGTGCGTCTGCCCGACGCCGCGTTCTATCTCTGGGCGAACGTTTCGCGCACCGGGCTCACGGATACCGAGTTCGCCGCGCGCCTGTACGCCGACTATAATGTGACGGTTCTGCCGGGCTCCTATCTCGCTCGTCCCGCGCATGGCACGAATCCCGGCGAAGGGTTCGTGCGTATCGCGCTCGTTGCCGGGACCGATGAATGTATCGAAGGCGCCCGCCGCATCGTCGAATTCTGCCGCACGCTGAACACCTGA
- the dapD gene encoding 2,3,4,5-tetrahydropyridine-2,6-dicarboxylate N-succinyltransferase: MSEQLQSIIDNAWENRAELSAKAAPAEVREAVSHAIEQLDRGALRVAEKRDGDWVVNQWLKKAVLLSFRLEDNAPMPAGGYSQFYDKVPSKFANYTAEDFAAGGFRVVPPAIARRGSYIAKNVVLMPSYTNIGAYVDEGTMVDTWATVGSCAQIGKNVHLSGGVGIGGVLEPLQANPVIIEDNCFIGARSEVVEGVIVEENSVISMGVYLGQSTKIYDRETGQVSYGRIPAGSVVVAGNLPSKDGSHSLYCAVIVKKVDAKTRAKVGLNELLRGD; this comes from the coding sequence ATGTCGGAACAACTTCAGAGCATCATCGACAACGCCTGGGAAAACCGCGCCGAGCTGTCGGCGAAAGCCGCGCCCGCGGAAGTGCGCGAAGCCGTCTCGCACGCCATCGAGCAACTGGACCGCGGCGCCTTGCGCGTCGCCGAGAAGCGCGACGGCGACTGGGTCGTGAACCAGTGGCTGAAGAAGGCCGTGCTGCTGTCGTTCCGCCTCGAAGACAACGCGCCGATGCCCGCCGGCGGCTACAGCCAGTTCTACGACAAGGTGCCCTCGAAGTTCGCCAACTACACCGCCGAAGACTTCGCAGCGGGCGGCTTTCGCGTGGTGCCGCCGGCCATTGCGCGCCGCGGCTCGTACATCGCGAAGAACGTGGTGCTGATGCCGTCGTACACCAACATCGGCGCTTACGTCGACGAGGGCACGATGGTCGATACTTGGGCCACCGTCGGCTCATGCGCGCAGATCGGCAAGAACGTGCACCTGTCGGGCGGCGTGGGCATCGGCGGCGTGCTGGAGCCGTTGCAGGCGAACCCGGTCATCATCGAGGACAACTGCTTCATCGGCGCACGCTCGGAAGTGGTGGAAGGCGTGATCGTCGAGGAAAACTCGGTCATTTCGATGGGCGTCTACCTCGGCCAGAGCACGAAGATTTATGACCGCGAAACCGGTCAGGTGAGCTACGGCCGCATTCCGGCGGGCTCGGTCGTCGTGGCGGGCAATCTGCCCTCGAAGGACGGCTCGCACAGCCTCTACTGCGCGGTGATCGTGAAGAAGGTCGATGCGAAGACTCGCGCGAAGGTCGGCCTGAACGAACTGCTGCGAGGCGACTGA
- a CDS encoding DMT family transporter has product MTRRLHDALPTLAIMIGASVWGFVWYPMRLLASMGLTGAAASATTSGAACLFVLLLKRRSIRTVSWHWLLACLGVAAGVTSVGFVWGAIHGQVMRVLLLFYLTPAWTAVFAHFILRDRLTRADAALSLLSLAGAVTMLWSPDLGVPLPANLAEWAGLMGGMGFAMSNVLVVKITRVMPGMKPEMRTAVIFGGAAIVASVATLFEPMPAPPAASQMGTVAFIVIALGVVLAVNNVIVQIGLARVPANRASIIMLFELVVTALSSWLIAGEVPGPREWAGGACIVAACVLSAWAHRQGREPSQRPPGEAEPEKKSTRAMV; this is encoded by the coding sequence ATGACGCGCCGCCTGCACGACGCGCTGCCCACGCTCGCCATCATGATCGGCGCTTCCGTGTGGGGCTTCGTCTGGTATCCAATGCGCCTGCTCGCATCGATGGGACTCACCGGCGCCGCCGCCAGCGCGACGACGAGCGGCGCAGCGTGTCTCTTCGTGCTGCTGCTCAAACGCCGCTCGATCCGCACAGTGTCGTGGCACTGGCTGCTCGCGTGCCTCGGCGTGGCGGCGGGCGTGACGAGCGTGGGCTTCGTCTGGGGCGCGATCCACGGACAGGTCATGCGCGTGCTGCTGCTGTTCTATCTAACGCCCGCGTGGACCGCCGTTTTCGCGCATTTCATCTTGCGCGACCGCTTGACGCGCGCCGATGCGGCGCTGTCGCTCTTGTCGCTCGCCGGCGCGGTCACGATGCTCTGGTCGCCCGACCTCGGCGTGCCGCTGCCCGCGAATCTTGCCGAATGGGCCGGGCTCATGGGCGGCATGGGCTTCGCGATGAGCAACGTGCTCGTCGTGAAGATCACGCGCGTCATGCCGGGCATGAAGCCGGAGATGCGCACGGCCGTGATCTTCGGCGGCGCGGCGATCGTGGCGTCCGTCGCCACGTTGTTCGAGCCGATGCCCGCGCCGCCCGCCGCATCGCAGATGGGCACGGTCGCGTTCATCGTGATCGCGCTCGGCGTCGTGCTCGCGGTCAACAACGTGATCGTGCAGATCGGGCTCGCGCGCGTGCCGGCCAATCGCGCGTCCATCATCATGCTGTTCGAACTCGTGGTGACGGCGCTGTCCTCGTGGCTCATCGCGGGCGAAGTGCCGGGGCCGCGCGAATGGGCGGGCGGCGCGTGCATCGTGGCCGCGTGCGTGCTGTCGGCATGGGCGCACAGGCAGGGCCGCGAGCCATCGCAACGGCCGCCCGGCGAGGCCGAACCCGAAAAGAAATCGACACGCGCGATGGTATGA